The DNA region ATTTTTGGGCACTTTCCCAAGCAGAATCGCGATCGCTCTGAAGCCCCGCCATCTGCTCTTTGAGTGTCTGGATTTCGGTCAACCACTCTTGCGTTAAATCTTGATTCATAAATAATTTGTCATTAGTCATTAGTCATTGGTCATTTGTCATTTGTCATTTGTCATTAGTTTTCTTCCCCTGCCCCCTCTACTCCCTACTCCCCACTCCCCACTCCCCACTAAGTATTATTGCGGAAAAAAGATAAATGCGATCGCTACGCAAAATTTGGCAAAGTAGTTAATAAAGCTAACTAGTTTTAACTCTAAATCATGCCAAAGCCTCGTTTTTTACGCTTCTTTCGCCACCTCAATTGGCACACTCTCAAAAAAACTTTTGCTAGGACAATGGAAAGACGACTTTTTGGACTCGCCTCAGAAATCGCCTTCAATGCTATGTTATCGCTGTTTCCGGCAATTCTTGCGATCGTTACAGCCATTGGCTTATTGGCAGAATCTTTACAAGCTACTTTTAAACAACTGGCGGCACAACTGAGTCAAGTTTTACCTGACCAAGCCCTGGCTCTGATTCGTGATTTTGCCACTACAGAAATTACCAACTCTAAAAACACTGGTTTATTTTCTCTGAGCTTCGTATTAGCAATTTGGACTGCTTCTGGGGCAGTGAGTACTGCTATGACTGCCTTCGACCAAATCCATCAAATTCCTTCAGAAAACATCCGTCCCTTTTGGAAAGCCAAGCTCGTCTCTCTGGGATTGACAGTCGGTACTATGTTGCTTTTAGTGTTGGCTTCTTTCTTAGTGTTTACCAGCGATTTGCTGCTGGGAATGGTAGTGCGCGGAAATAGTTCTTTGCTCATCTTGTTGCATCTTTGGCAGCTGTTACGCTGGCCTTTAGCTTTAAGTATTGTTGCTGTTGCTTTTAGCTTTGTCTATCGCTATGGCCCAAGCCAGTGGAACTCAGGCACACCAATGATGCCTGGAGCAATTTTAGCAGCTGTTTTCTGGGCAATATTGTCTGCTCTATTTCGGCTTTATGTGGCGAACTTTGGGAATTATAATAAAGTCTATGGTGCAGTAGGGGCTGTGATAGTTTTAATGCTTTGGCTATCGATGAGTGCTGCGGTTCTGTTAATCGGCGATCAGTTGAACGTAACTGTCGGCGAAGATATGCGCCCAAAAGCACGTCAGGATCTCGTAAAAAACATTAATTTGTAAATATCGTTATAAATCCCTGAGAAAATTTTTGCAAAAGTTCAATAGGGGAGTAGAATATCTAACGATTCAAGACAAACTTAGCGATCGCCTTCATGCCTGATTCTCCTTTTCGATTTTCGATGATTGAACCTGATGCCAAAGCACCCACCTTGAAGCGCCTACGCCAGTTAAGTCGGCTGCTAGATAATGTTATTACCATTCCTGGTACACAGATTGGTTTTGGTCTAGATCCAATTTTAGGATTAATACCTATTGGTGGTGATTTTTTAGGAATCATGTTTTCTAGCTACATCATCCTAGAAGCAGCGCGGCTAGGTGTATCTAGAGCCACTTTAAGCAAAATGGTTCTAAATGTGATCATTGATGGCTTAGTAGGCGCTGTCCCAGTTTTGGGCGACTTTTTTGATTTTGCCTGGCGAGCTAACACTAATAATATCAAGCTGTTGGAAGATTACTTAAAGTTTCCTAGCCAGCAAAAAAGTGCAGACAGGTGGTTTATCTTTGGTGTTTTGGTAGGATTGTTGCTGATTGCCATTGTTTTAGTAGCATTACCAGTAATACTAGTTAGAATGCTGTGGAACGCCTTAACTGGCGGTTAAATTATTTATTGATAACGGAATGAAAGATTGGTGGCAAGCTACTTTTCCTAAAGGGCGGCAAAGTCTAATTATTACTGATGCACAAGGGTATCCTGTACAAATTGCTTATGGCGAAAAAGGTAAAGGTAAACCACTAATTTTATTACATGGTATGGGTAGCTGGAGCTATAATTGGCGTCATAGTATAGCACCATTATCTAAATATTTTCGAGTAATTTGTTTTGATGCTAAATGCTTTGGTTTTTCTGAAAAACCATTTTCGCGTAGAGAACACAACGGTCATCAAGTTATTGAGTTTAAAAGAGTTATTGAAGCATTATGTGACGAACCCGCAGTAATTGTGGCTGAATCTTTGGGGGGATTGATTGCCCTTGCCATTGCTCAAGAAAATCCGCAGTTAGTCGCGCAGCTTGTAGTCGTAAACGTACCTATATTTGCCGAACGTCTACCCCATTGGGCTATGTGGTTGCTTGCCCAAACGCCTTTAGAAATAATCCAAACAATTGATTCTTTACGTCTTGCATATTTGTTTGCACCTCTATTTAGAGAAATTATGGCGATAGAAAGACGTAGAGTATTATTTGATCCATCAATTTTGACACAGGAAGATGTCTTTTGGATAACTTACCCGTTTATTGAGCTACCTGGTACAGTTGCAAAGGTCGCTGAAGAATTACAAATAGCAGCGAGAGAAATTGAGAATTGGCAAGAAAATAAGCCGAATATGCTCACCAAAATTCAAAATAACCTAAGTGCAATTAAGTGTCCTACATTAGTTTTGTGGGGGGATCAAGATAGTTGGTTTCCTGCTAGTCATGGTGAAAAACTGCATCAGTATATCCCCAATTCTAAATTACAAATTTTGTCTAACTGTTATCATGATGCCTCTTCTGGTGCTTTTGAAGTGCTGAATGCAGCAATTATTGAGTTTTTACGGGATACTGACCAATAATTCATAGTTACGGGCAGAGAAACTTTATTTATCAATAGAAAAATAAAAAGAGAGTGGGAGGAAGCATATCAGTCAGCTTTCAAACTCCCACTCAGCCATTTGCTGCTGAAGTGAACAGGAATGTATACAGACGTTGCCCTCATTTTAGGGTTAATGCGTACTTCAACAACAACGCCCATAAGCATTTAATAATCCTGTTGCAGCAAATACCAAACCTGATTATAGGATTACTATTTGATTTTTGAACGAAATTAGGTATTGTAGAGTGTGTTAGAACGGAGTTCGTAACGCACTATTATCACAGCTTTGATGCGTTACGCTGTCGCTAACACATCCTACGTATCTTCAACCACAACGCCCATAAGCATTTATAATCCTGTTGCAGCAAATACCAAACCTGATTATTAATATTTATCTGCTGATGAAAAACCTCTGCAAATAATTGGTAGAGATAGTTTTTTCTTGTAAATCACTTAATAAATAGTGTTTTACAAAAGGAATTTACTTACGTGGTAGTCCCTGATAACAAAACCCTTGAAGTCGTTTATCTTTGTACAATTTAACTTGGTTAATTAGAATCTGGTTGCCATTTTGGCAAGTTTTTAAATTTCCGAATTGCTCGTCTGTAGCAGTACCATCGCCTTCTCTTGATTTTCTGCTGGATAACCATATTTCCGCAGCAGGTGCTTGACTAATCGGAAAAAGGCATGACATGAGGTTTAATATCATGTACGGTTAAAGACTTATAAATGCCACTGTCATCAGTAGCTTTTGTTGCTGTGTTAAGGTTGGCAAATTGGGATTTCAATCACAAATTTGGTACCCTCTCCTGGTGTGGAATTATACCACATTTTACCATGATGCTTTTGCGTGACAATCTGGTAGCTGATGGATAAGCCCAAGCCTGTACCTTTACCGATGGGTTTTGTCGTGAAAAAGGGATCAAAAATGCGTGTTTGTAATGTTTTAGGTATCCCGGAACCATTATCGGCGATCGCAATCTGTACCTGATTATCAGCAGTCACTTGAGTTGAAATCCAAATTGTACCAGGCTGTATTTGTAGATTGCTTTTCCTCTGATGTCGAGCAGATTCCTCCAAAGTATCGATCGCATTCGCCAGTAAGTTCATAAATGCCTGATTCAGTTGTCCAGCACAGCACTCAACTGAAGGCAATTGACTGTAATTTTTAACCACTTCAATTGCAGGAGACTCTAGTTTTGCCTTGAGGCGATGTTGCAAAATCAGTAACGTATTTTCAATACCCTCATGAAGGTCAACAGTTTTAAATTCAGATTCATCCAGGCGGGAGAAGTTACGCAGAGATAAAACAATCTGCCCAATCCGCTCAGTACCAACTTTCATTGATTGCAGCAGCTTGAACAGGTCTTCATTGAGAAAGTCGAGTTCCACCTCATCCAAAGTTGCTTGGAGCGTTTGAGGCGGATTTGGGTAGTGCGCCTGATACGCCTGAACCAATTTCAGCAAGTCTTGAGTATAGTTATCAATATAAGTAATATTGCCATGAATAAAACTCACAGGATTGTTAATTTCATGGGCAACTCCAGCAACCAGTTGCCCTAAGCTCGACATTTTTTCGGTTTGGACTAGTTGAAGTTGAGTTTTGTGAAGCTGAGTTAAAGCTTGTTGAAGTTCTGTTGAATGCTGCTCTTTTTCAGTCAGCAGTGTTTTCACACGTTTAATCAGATCGTTGAACGCAGTCGCTAAAATGCCTGTTTCATCCTTGGTGATGACAGGTACTTGCAGGTCAAAGTTAGACTCTTGGGTTACTTGCTGCGCTACTGCTGTCACTAATTGCAGTGGTTTAGCAATGCTGCTCGAAATTTGCCATCCTAGACTCAATGCCAAAATGATACAGCTTAAACTGGTTATACTGATTACAATCATTGTAGGTCTAGCTTGGGCAATTGCCTCGTCATACAGCGATGACCACTCTAGAATCACAGCACCATTGATCTGATTTTGTTCATTTTTCAGGGGAGTGACAATGAGTTTAATCCCTTGGGGATAATCGACACTCTTTTCCAAAAAACTTCTAAGGTTACCATCCTGGATCGTTTGGTAAATTTCGTTACCTTGGTCATGCTCAAAAATGGTGCCGACATTTTCAGGCACGGCATCGGCCAAAATTTGCTTCTGCCGATTGACTACCACGAGGTCGCGCTTTTGTAGATCATGCAGCAAATTTACGTAGTGTTGCAGTTCGTCTGAATCTTCAAGAGTAATAGATTTTTTATCGTAATAAGCATCGTGAGCGATGGAAACAGCAAGCACTTGGGCAACGTGTTCAGCTTCGGCGATCGCTAACTTTTCAGCTATTTTTTGGCTTTGAGTGATTGCAACTCCACCAACAACACTTGTTAATAAAGAAACACTAACAAAACTTCCAACCAGTTTCTGAGAAATCTTCATTGCTATAGGTCAGCCATAACCGCATCAATATAAAGTTAGTCTTCCCAAATCTTAAGAATTTCTTGAAGCTAATGCCTTTTTATTTTTGCTACAGACGAAGACAATAGAGATTAAGCTGACTGGGCATTCTTGATAAACCACTCTTAGGCGATAGTATAACTGTAGATTCTTTCAATCCTTTTACCTACTATGCCAAAACAATCTATAGGTCTTGATCACCAACTCTATAATTACCTTTTATCCGTTTCGTTGCGGGAACCGGAGATTCTTTTGAAGTTGCGCCAAGAAACCGCCAGCCATCCGCGAAGTGGAATGCAGATTTCACCAGAACAAGGGCAGTTTATGAGACTTTTGGTGCAGCTTATTGGAGCCAAGAAAACCCTGGAAGTTGGAGTATTTACTGGTTATAGCTCACTTTCTGTAGCTTTGGCGCTACCGACTGATGGGAAGATAATCGCTGCTGATGTGAGTGAAGAATTTACTGCGATCGCCCGCCGATATTGGCAAGAGGCTGGGGTTGCCGATAAAATCGATCTGCGCTTGGCACCAGCTTTAGAAACTTTAGATCATCTGTTGGCAACTGGACAAGCCGAGACATTTGATTTTGCTTTTATTGATGCTGATAAAGAAAATTATGATGGATATTATGAG from Nostoc commune NIES-4072 includes:
- a CDS encoding YihY/virulence factor BrkB family protein, whose protein sequence is MPKPRFLRFFRHLNWHTLKKTFARTMERRLFGLASEIAFNAMLSLFPAILAIVTAIGLLAESLQATFKQLAAQLSQVLPDQALALIRDFATTEITNSKNTGLFSLSFVLAIWTASGAVSTAMTAFDQIHQIPSENIRPFWKAKLVSLGLTVGTMLLLVLASFLVFTSDLLLGMVVRGNSSLLILLHLWQLLRWPLALSIVAVAFSFVYRYGPSQWNSGTPMMPGAILAAVFWAILSALFRLYVANFGNYNKVYGAVGAVIVLMLWLSMSAAVLLIGDQLNVTVGEDMRPKARQDLVKNINL
- a CDS encoding DUF4112 domain-containing protein gives rise to the protein MPDSPFRFSMIEPDAKAPTLKRLRQLSRLLDNVITIPGTQIGFGLDPILGLIPIGGDFLGIMFSSYIILEAARLGVSRATLSKMVLNVIIDGLVGAVPVLGDFFDFAWRANTNNIKLLEDYLKFPSQQKSADRWFIFGVLVGLLLIAIVLVALPVILVRMLWNALTGG
- a CDS encoding sensor histidine kinase; its protein translation is MKISQKLVGSFVSVSLLTSVVGGVAITQSQKIAEKLAIAEAEHVAQVLAVSIAHDAYYDKKSITLEDSDELQHYVNLLHDLQKRDLVVVNRQKQILADAVPENVGTIFEHDQGNEIYQTIQDGNLRSFLEKSVDYPQGIKLIVTPLKNEQNQINGAVILEWSSLYDEAIAQARPTMIVISITSLSCIILALSLGWQISSSIAKPLQLVTAVAQQVTQESNFDLQVPVITKDETGILATAFNDLIKRVKTLLTEKEQHSTELQQALTQLHKTQLQLVQTEKMSSLGQLVAGVAHEINNPVSFIHGNITYIDNYTQDLLKLVQAYQAHYPNPPQTLQATLDEVELDFLNEDLFKLLQSMKVGTERIGQIVLSLRNFSRLDESEFKTVDLHEGIENTLLILQHRLKAKLESPAIEVVKNYSQLPSVECCAGQLNQAFMNLLANAIDTLEESARHQRKSNLQIQPGTIWISTQVTADNQVQIAIADNGSGIPKTLQTRIFDPFFTTKPIGKGTGLGLSISYQIVTQKHHGKMWYNSTPGEGTKFVIEIPICQP
- a CDS encoding class I SAM-dependent methyltransferase, whose translation is MPKQSIGLDHQLYNYLLSVSLREPEILLKLRQETASHPRSGMQISPEQGQFMRLLVQLIGAKKTLEVGVFTGYSSLSVALALPTDGKIIAADVSEEFTAIARRYWQEAGVADKIDLRLAPALETLDHLLATGQAETFDFAFIDADKENYDGYYERSLQLLRPGGLIAIDNVLWSGQVANPENQDESTQAIRALNKKLHHDERVTLSLVPIADGLTLAIKRP
- a CDS encoding alpha/beta fold hydrolase yields the protein MKDWWQATFPKGRQSLIITDAQGYPVQIAYGEKGKGKPLILLHGMGSWSYNWRHSIAPLSKYFRVICFDAKCFGFSEKPFSRREHNGHQVIEFKRVIEALCDEPAVIVAESLGGLIALAIAQENPQLVAQLVVVNVPIFAERLPHWAMWLLAQTPLEIIQTIDSLRLAYLFAPLFREIMAIERRRVLFDPSILTQEDVFWITYPFIELPGTVAKVAEELQIAAREIENWQENKPNMLTKIQNNLSAIKCPTLVLWGDQDSWFPASHGEKLHQYIPNSKLQILSNCYHDASSGAFEVLNAAIIEFLRDTDQ